The genomic DNA CGGGGCGGTGAATGCCAGCCTGATTGACATCCACTGCGAAGCCACGTCCGAAAAGATGGCGATGGGGCATTACTGTGATGGCCGTGCCAGCATCGTTGTCGGCACCCACACCCATGTGCCCACATCCGATACGATGATCTTGCCGGGTGGTACGGCGTTTCAATCTGATGCTGGGATGTGCGGTGATTACAATTCGGTCATCGGCATGGACAAGGCCGAACCACTGCGTCGCTTCATCACCGGAATGCCCAAAGCGCGTTTTGAACCCGCCAACGGTGAGGCTACTTTGTCTGGCATCTACGTCGAGACTGATGATCGCACAGGCAAAGCCAACCGCGTAGAAGCGGTTCGTCAGGGCGGTCGGCTTAGCCAGCAGGGTCCCGACGGATCTTTGGCATGACACGCGACGCAGCGTTGCCTTGGCTGGCGCTGGTGGTGTTTGGTGCGGGGTGGGGATTGATGCAGCCGATGACCAAAATCGCGGTGGACGGCGGGTTTGAACCGTTCGGTATTATGGTCTGGCAGGGCATTGTGACGCTTTGTCTTGCGGGCGCGCTCGCGGCCCGCAAAGGTCTGCCCAAGGGCGGTGCTCAATGGCTGTTTTGCGGCCAGATCGCGCTGCTTGGCACCTTGATCCCGCATTTCGCCAGCTTTACCGCAATCGCCTATCTTCCTGCCGGCCTTGTTGCCATCATCATGGCGTTGATCCCGATTTTCGCGCTTATCTTGGGTGCGTTGGTCGGGTGTGAGGTCCTAACCCCGCTGCGTATCACCGGTGTTTTAATGGGACTGGGCGCGATGGCGTTAATCGCTGCCACCCGTGGCGCGGTCGGGTCTGGACCACTTTGGGCTGTGGCAGTCGCTGCGATTGCACCGCTGTGTTACGCGATTAATTCCACGATCACCGTAACCCGCGGCATGGGCGGACTGCATCCTTTGCAAGCCTACGCGGGCGCGGCCATGATTTTCTTGCCGATTTCATTGGTGTCAGCGGCCTCGAGTGGCCAGTTACGCGGCGTTGGTGTCGATATTGTTTGCTTTGCGGTGCTTGCCAGTGCCGTGGGACATACGTTGATCTACGCGGACTATCTTTGGTTACTGACCCGTTCTGGTGCGGTGTTTGCCAGCCAAACGGCCTATCTCGTTACGGGATTTGGCGACATCTGGTTGATGTTGATCTTGGGCGAACGCTATTCGGGCTGGGTCTGGATTGCGCTGGCGCTGATGCTCGCGGGTCTGACGTTGGTCCGCCCTGCCGCGGCCCGGCGTCAAACGGGACTTGCGCAGGCCCGCGCACCACGCGACACTTCATAGAACCAACCAAGGGACCGCAAACGTGGTTGAAATATTCGCACTTTCACAGAACGGCCAAGCGATCGCCACCCTGAGCGTGGTGGCGATCATGTTCGTGCTGTTTTTACGCGAAACCTACCCCACTGAGGTGGTCGCGCTGGCCGGTGCTGCAGTCATGTTGGCCCTTGGTGTGCTGCCGTATGCAAACGCGCAGGCAGTGTTACAAAATTCGGCCCCGTGGACGATTGCGGCGATGTTCATCGTGATGGGCGCGCTGGTGCGCACGGGGGCGTTGGACGTGCTGACGCGATTGGCCGAACGTTATGCACGCACGCATCCCAAAACCGCCATCGTGGGGGTGATTTTGGCCGTCATGGGGGCGTCCGCAATTATGAACAACACGCCCGTGGTGGTCGTTATGATCCCTGTTGTCGTGCAACTGAGCAAAACCCTTGGAACCAAGGCGTCCAAGCTACTGATTCCGCTCAGTTACGCTGCGATCATGGGCGGCTCGCTGACGCTGATCGGTACGTCAACGAACTTGTTGGTGGACGGTGTAGCACGCAGCCAAGGGCTGGCGCCGTTTGGCATATTCGAGATTTTGCCCATCGGTCTGGTCGTTTGCGCGTGGGGGTTGATCTACATGGGCCTTTTTGCCCCGCGGCTTTTGCCAGACCGCGACAGTATGGCCAACATGCTGTCGGATCGATCCAAGATGAAATTTTTCACCGAGGCCGTAATTCCGTCTGACAGCAACCTGATTGGGCGCGATGTGCTGGACGTGCGCCTGTTTAAACGCGACGGCGTGCGGTTGGTCGACGTGGTGCGCGGCGATGCATCGCTGCGCCGCAATCTTAAAACTGTTCAGCTGGCCGTGGGTGATCGCGTCGTGTTGCGCACCGAAATGACCGAATTGTTGTCTCTGCAAAAGACCAAGGATCTGCGCCGCGTCGATCAGGTGTCAGCTGTTGAAACACAAACGGTCGAGGTTTTGATTACACCGGGCTGCAAGATGGTTGGACGGGCGATGGCGTCTCTGCGGTTGCGGCGCCGCTACGGTGTTTACGTGCTGGCCGTGCATCGGCGCAACCAGAACATCGGTAGCAATCTGGACTCTCTGGTGGTGCGCGTGGGCGACACGCTGTTGCTTGAAGGTGCGCCAGAGGACATTGCCCGCCTCGCCACAGAGATGGACATGGTTGACGTGTCCCAACCGTCCGCACGGGCGTTCCGGCGCGGGCATGCCC from Octadecabacter antarcticus 307 includes the following:
- a CDS encoding DMT family transporter, with protein sequence MTRDAALPWLALVVFGAGWGLMQPMTKIAVDGGFEPFGIMVWQGIVTLCLAGALAARKGLPKGGAQWLFCGQIALLGTLIPHFASFTAIAYLPAGLVAIIMALIPIFALILGALVGCEVLTPLRITGVLMGLGAMALIAATRGAVGSGPLWAVAVAAIAPLCYAINSTITVTRGMGGLHPLQAYAGAAMIFLPISLVSAASSGQLRGVGVDIVCFAVLASAVGHTLIYADYLWLLTRSGAVFASQTAYLVTGFGDIWLMLILGERYSGWVWIALALMLAGLTLVRPAAARRQTGLAQARAPRDTS
- a CDS encoding SLC13 family permease; its protein translation is MVEIFALSQNGQAIATLSVVAIMFVLFLRETYPTEVVALAGAAVMLALGVLPYANAQAVLQNSAPWTIAAMFIVMGALVRTGALDVLTRLAERYARTHPKTAIVGVILAVMGASAIMNNTPVVVVMIPVVVQLSKTLGTKASKLLIPLSYAAIMGGSLTLIGTSTNLLVDGVARSQGLAPFGIFEILPIGLVVCAWGLIYMGLFAPRLLPDRDSMANMLSDRSKMKFFTEAVIPSDSNLIGRDVLDVRLFKRDGVRLVDVVRGDASLRRNLKTVQLAVGDRVVLRTEMTELLSLQKTKDLRRVDQVSAVETQTVEVLITPGCKMVGRAMASLRLRRRYGVYVLAVHRRNQNIGSNLDSLVVRVGDTLLLEGAPEDIARLATEMDMVDVSQPSARAFRRGHAPIAIAALIGIVTLAALNVAPILMLAVIAVAVVLLTGCIDADEAFSFIDGRLLALIFSMLAVGAALQNSGAVSLIVDAISPSLDGLPPFLLIFCVFLLTTILTEIVSNNAVAVIMTPIAISLATALGVDARPLVVAVMIAASCAFATPIGYQTNTLVYGPGGYKFSDFMRVGIPLNLSMSVIASAMIPLIWPL